ccagatttcccgcccaaccTGGCTGCAGCCAGTGGAAgaggaaatctggcccaatctggcaacactccCAGACATGCGTCACAGCAGGGCGTCTCCGTGCCCTCCAGTTATAGTAACGGGCCGTTGGATCATAACAGATCGGACGCTAGTTGTATGCCCACTCGTTGGCCTAAACTACTGCGTGCTTTAAAAATAGACCGAGGGGATTTAAAAAACATTCGTTTTTTTAAGAGCTTCACTAGTATTTGCCTCAGAACATGGAGCTGGATCGGCGGCTCTTGTTGGCTCACTGCACAGCCCACACCCTGTTGGTGGTGGCGGGGCTCCTGGTGGTCGTCCCCCTGGCTCTCAACGGCTCTGCGTTTAAAGGGCGTTGTGCTCTTTTCTCTACGGGATACTGGAGGACTGAGAACCGCAGTGAGCTGACGGGACAGTCTGGGGACGTTTCTCATCTGGTGGTGCAGCAGTGGGGCCCGCCGGCCGCCTGCCAGTTCGCTACGTTTGTGGGGATCTTCACGGTGTTGTACGGCGCCGCGCAGGGCTGGAGGTGCCTCTTCTATCTCCATGGACGGCATGACGAGTGAGTGACTGTGTTTGTACACAAACAACGTCCTGCATTGAAGATTTACACTTTCCTAGGCTACTTTCATGGCCCCGCCTATATTATGACCATTATTTTGAATATACGTTTGTGCACGGCTTCCTATATAAAGTTAAAATGTAAGTAAATAATACGAATCAAAATAATAGATCCAGTGTCTGCAGGTTAGCTAAGGTGATATATAATGGTATCCTAATGCTTGATATACACTTGTACTTACTACGTGGGTATCTGATCTCGTCTCTCAGCACGCTGATGTCCTCATTCCTGACCGTGCTGCTCAGCCTGTGTGTTCTGTTCCTCTCCGGGGGGGCCAGCTTCACGCTGTCTCTGGGGCTGGCCTCCTGGTGCGACACGGTCACGGACGGCAACGCGCGGCCATTCAGGTGGGTCGGCTGGTGTGACGCCACTTTGCTGGACTTcagcttttgttttttatgagTTAATGTCGATAGTTAGGCAATGTTAACCACGCATAAAGGTTAAGAATGAACTTTATTCATCTTAGATGTTGAATATGGATAGTTCCTTCCTATCCAAGTTATTGTTTATAGTTCTGGGACTAATGTGAATGAACCAAGGTATATTTCATACACACATGTTCTGGGGCCATGAACCACAGCAGTTGGCCGTGTGTGGATACATTGACCTATCGCGGTCGGGATTACATAACCGGGCCTGCTTTGTAGAAGTAAACACATCATGTGAGAGCCTGTTTTCCAGTCCTCCAGGGGAAGGAAAAGAGAAAACAAAATCAACATTATTGTTGATTAAATGATGCAAGGCCCTGCCTAACTGACCACACTAGACTGCCACGATTGTTCCTTGCAGTCTAGTCAGAACACCAGCACAcatgacgcacacacaggaTTTCATTCTGTTACACACAACAGTGGAAGTTCCTGCCGTTACGTTGCTGTTTGTGTTGACGTGCTGACATTAAGTttggttaatgtgtgtgtgtgtttctttgttgcCTTCACTCAGCTGTGCCCAGTCCCAGTCCATCCCCCTCTACCTGGATGTGGACACCTCCTCCTTCTACACAGACCTCACGCTGGCGCAGGTAGGGCACGCATCTCAAGGCACACGCGCGAGTCTACTCACACAGGCACCTAACCATGCATAtataagcacgcacacacaagcacgcacacgcacgtaccctcacacgtgcacacaagcacagacacacaagcatgagcatatgcacacgcacatacaaaccaAAACACAGATCATTTTGATCTTAAAAAGTTGAAGTAAACCAAtcagaaatgtatttatttattcctaACAGTAAACCtttcattgtaaaaaaaataaataaattaaaataaaacttcAAAACTACAATCACCGTAGCAACGCATTCTCCCCTATTCCATGGGAGTGTATTGCATCGAGATACTAGTCCCTCCCTCACAACCCCCCTGTCTGACGCTGTCTGACCCGTGTCTGACCCCTGTCCCCAGGCCTCCCTATGGTTTGTGACGGCCCTGTGGCTGGCCCAGTCCGTCCTGTCCTTCCTGCGGCTCTACCACTCCCACAGTCAGCATATCAGCGGGCCCTGTCTGCCCCGCGagaaggagctgctgctggcccGCTCCCCCTCGGACGGCTGCCCCACGCCTCCACACCTGTCCTCCACCATCTTTGTCTGACCGCAACCAAAATTATACGTTTACCGCGCTAGAAATGTTTCGAGGAATTACTACAAATTTACGGTCAGCGCTTTTTTTTTCTATGAGTTAGTTTCATCTCAATTTTCCTTCCTTCTTAAATCGTTGTCCCAGTGCTGAAATCGTGTTGCCAAAGATCAATTTGCTGACAGCAAACAATTATAACCCTTACAATGAGTGGCATTGTATTGGTTATaaagaatgtgtttgtgtactagGAATATGTATTACTGCATGAGTACTTAAGTAGAAAAGATATGTCTATTTTCTTTATGGAGGACATTTTTCATAACCATTAGaaacaaacaatcacaaacGCAGAACACAGCTACCATGAGAAGATCTGGCATGAGGGGATTAGAAtcgggaaagaaagaaagaaaggttgTATTCCTTGAGCTAATGATCACACAGTGTTTTCCAGGAGCTACAGCTTGCCATGCGATTATAAttgtactttttattttttatttatgtgaGTTACGTTCACATATCCCGCACTTAATACTACCTGTGACCCTGGGCTCGTCTCAAGTCCAAAGGTTCGGTTTGGTTCGCTTTCAGTCTGCCAACCTGCATGGCTTACATTATTCTGATAGGATATTTATGTGTTTTGCAAAGTATTGCATTCCGGCACTCCCTGAGCGTGTGTCATTTGGGAGAATACACTTTTAATCCTGGAGGTTATATTCTGGTGTTGCACTGAAGCTCTTTAAGAGTGAAGCATGTGGTAGGATGGCGTGAGCGAGCCACAATACTGCGTGAACTTGCTGACTTGAACGTTGCACATTGTGTGATGTGCATTATTGTCGTCGTTAttcctcttgttctctctctcgctctacttGTGAAGACTCTGTGTATGATGCCGTCTACGTGGAGGCAGCTTCTCATGGGGCGTAACGTGAAGCGTTTATCTCTACCTCCGTTGAAATTGGCCGAGACTTCGTTCTGGTCAGAGCTCGGTTGCATTTAGCGACAGAGCTATGAGTGACCAGGTACAGTTTGAATGGCGGAGAGAGATTTGTGTGGAGCCCAAAGGGGTGTAGACCATGTGAGTGGTGGTTTCTAACCCTCACATGTAGTCTTAGAACCCAAGCAGCTGTAATGACATGTTGACGGTGGAAAACAGAAAGTCTGAAGGAAAGATGGATGAGACTGAATTTATGTATTTTGGGTTAACTTAAAATACATAATACCATTTCTGTATTTCGATACTTTGTTTTTCTATTTATCCAATAAATACTTGATTGTTATGAATTCATAATCCCTTGTTctgtgttaaatggtttgctTACAAGAATCAAATAATCAAatgatatataattattattattataattatatatatgatAGTTGAGAGGGTGACGTTTGGTATATGATTAATATCCCTTTGTAATGTGAAAGCGTTGGAGAGCGGAGAAGCACAATAGACCAACAGGGGGCAGTGTAACACccttacaataaataaagaaccAGAAATATTACAACGAAGAACagctcaaccaatcagatccTCATGTCCCATATTGAACCTGTACCCGTGTTGTTTTGGTCCTGGTTTCGTACAGTTTTCgtttttctacaaaaaaaaagaatcgcACACACATGTCGAAATAAGGACCGACGGAATAACTCAATCGAAAATGAAACTCTCGGATATAAAAAAGTGCAAAGTGCCGGAACTACGATCGAAACTCAAGGAACTCGGACTGGACCCAAAGGGGCTGAGGGCTGAACTTATCGGGCGGCTGTGGTCCGCGCTGGAGGCAGGACTTCAGATCAGTCTCCCATCGATCGAGAGCGACCGAGACAGCAGAACTAATGCCTGCAAGGTGGAGGTCGGCCCACACAATGACATCCCACCATCGCCTTTGGAAACGGATACTCACCACATTGATGTCACGTCGACCTCAGCCCCCGTCGCCACCATGACGTCCTCTTACATCTCATGCTCTATCCGAGAGTACGCAGACACCGccacgcagacagacactgcCCATCAGACAATAGACTGTAGTTCCATGTCAACACGGCCGGTGGACCACCACGCCATGGTCGGGGAGGGTGGGCTTTCAGCGGAGCGACCAACCCCCCTGCTCGAAGAAGACCCGGCGCAGGGTCAGACATCACTACATGTCCatgacagtgaattcagattaGCAGATTCGAGCCAGGTGCCTGTTTCTCGAgacgcggaggaggaggaagagtcccAGAGCTGGCATGGAGAGGAGGGACGCACCGGGATTGCCAGAGACTCGACCCGGTGGGGAGAGATGGGAAGGGCTTTCTACGAATTCAAAGAGGAGATCCGCTACAAAAGGTGACGACATATCGCCCCGGACgatgttgtgtgtttatatctgtgAGGCGTTTAAGTGCAGACCAACAGGAGGTCATCGTtgcatgacgtcatcatcactaTTGATCTATTATTGATTCTGCTTGAGAGTCTGAGCACCGACGAGTGATACTAATTGTCCTATCTTCCCACTTTAAGAGCCAAATTCACACCGCCTACCTATCAGACAGAACGAGAAGTTGTGGAAGAGGAGAACGAAAGTGTCCGAATAGATACGTGTAAGTATTTTGAACTAAAAAGGTATCATCCCGTCTTCTTTTTAGTTCCATGTTACCATTTATGCATTATGGGTAGGGGTATACAGCTGGTCATAGGACATAATGGACTCCAATCAGAATGGAAGGGTGTTTTCTTGATTGAGGTGAAGGTGTGACGGCGCCATGATCACATACATTCAAACCAAAGTGTTATTCTCATGGCATGACTCTCTTTACCGACCCAACAGCGGCCAGCGACCTGCACTTTGAGACAGACCCCGACGGCAGCAGCGGCCGCCCTCTGTTCCCGGAGCGGTTCCCCCTGCTGTGGTCGGGCTGCAGGCTGACCCACGGCCTGCGGGGGGGCACCAGGGCCAGCTTCGAGGTGAGGCTGGAGGGGAAGGCCCACGCCCCGGCCGCTGCCCTCCCCGGCGGGCAGGCCGGAGCGGAGCCACGGACGGACGCACTTCGCCTGAGGGTGGGCTGGGCCCCGGACACCAAGGCCTTACCGCTGGGTATGGAGTAGAACCCTGCCAAACAGATGGTTCATGTGTAATAGGCCTTTATAAAAGATGTGTCGGAGAAAGGTCAAAATTGTACTTTCCACGAATGAAAGTGTAGTTATTGGTTTCATAAGTAATGGCCTTCAGAAATGCtaacagattaaaaaaaaaatttgtttctATATTTTTAGTAAACTgtctccattctcctctctcgctcttcacCAGGTGAGGATGAGCTGTCTTATGCCTACGATGGGCGGGGCAGGAAGGTTACCGGGGGTAGGGAGGAGGAGTTTGGCGAACCACTCTCAGACGGCGATATCATTGGCTGTTACCTAGTGAGTGACACCTGTCCGCTATATGATGCTTTCCAACGCAACAACTCCTCCTACACATTTGCAAGTTATTTTAAACCATTCTTAGTTCTTCTGACCCCacatttctgtatgtgtgtgtgtgtttgtacgaaCGTAGCTGTTTTCCGCAGACGGCGTGGCAGAGATGTCCTTCCATAGAAACGGGCGTCCGATGGGCGTGGCCTTCTGTCTGGGCCCCTCGGTGCTGGGGGGCAACACACTGTTCCCCCATGTCCTCTGCCGGGGCTGCTCTGTCAGGTTCCGGCTGGAACCCGCTGGGGGCCCCTGGTACCCTGGTCCCCCCGGGGACACCCCCCTGGTGGCTCTGCCGGCGGCCGACAGGGTGCGGGCCCCGCCATGCCCTCGCTCCAGAGCAGACTGTGAGGTGAGGCGTTCATAGCGGAGTGAGGGGAGATCCTCTCTGAACCCACTACCGTCCCACTCATCTATCATCTGTTGGATTGTTGAGCAGTTCTGTGCAACACGGTCAGGATTAAATCCATCCACATGGTGATTTCATACACCGAATACACTAATGTGACTGGAAGAAATGACGGCTCTGTTGTAACCCCTTCATACACATCCATACAAGGACTATAAATAATAGAAAAGCTGTAACATCTAAAGAAGGGCTTTAATTCTATTGTCAACATTATTGAGCTTAGAAACATGCAATTAAATGTTTCTCCCTGCCTTTCTGTTTGATCCTCCCCCATCTGCCAGGTGATCATGATGGTGGGTCTGCCTGGTTCTGGGAAGAGCCACTGGGCCAGGGTCCTCATGGACCAGCACCCGGAGAAACGCTACCAGCTGCTGGGCACAGAGACGCTCACAGCCAGCATGATCGTCAGTTCATCCTGActcgacaccccccccccccatctaagaCATTATGAAATCAATATTTCCTGCAGTGTACttatccaagtgtgtgtgtgtgtgtgtgtgtgtgtgtgtgtgtgtgtgtgtgtgtgtgtgtgtgtgtgtgtgtgtgtgtgtgtgtgtgtgtgtgtgtgtgtgtgtgtgtgtgtgtgtgtgtgtgtgtgtgtgtttgtagggtgagggtcagagggAGGGGCAGTTGCAGCAGGCCTCTCAGTGTTTGACCGAGCTGATCAAGATTGCTGCTCGCAAACCAGGAAACTACATCCTGGACCAGGTGAACCTCCAAGATTAAAACTGCATCAGTTGTCCACCGATTTGTAAAGATCCAGTAGCGTTATTAGATCGAATTCAGCACTTATCCAGCCGATAGTTGCTTGGTTCATTCCCTTGTTGCCTCCCCTCTGTCTACTGGCAAGCAACCCAAAGTAAAATGCCTAGAATCATCAACAAAAGTTAGCAAAATACTGAATACAAAGTACTGAATTCTGAATGACTTTGGAACATGAAGCGAGTAATAACTAATAACACATATTTATACGGGCCGTGCCCTGGACCCAGTGTTTGAGTTGAGCCAGCCCAGTGTTTGAGGTCAGGCAGCAGAGTGTTGACCTCCTCCGGTCTCCTCTCTTCCGCTCCACTCCTCATTCTCAGCTCAACGTCTTCGTCTCGGCGCGGCGCCACAAGCTCCAGCTGTTCGCGGGCTTCCGGCGGGCGTTGGTGGCGGTGGTCGTCCCGCCcacagaggagtggaggagacgGCTGGCCCTGCGCCAGGCCCGGGACGGCGAGCGGATCCCCGACACGGCCCTCCTCAAACTCAAAGGTTCAAACCgcgttttttttataaaattggGCTAAGTTGTTGTTCTTCAGGTTCCTTCTCTGGTTGTCTGGTTCAGAGAACTACTTCACATCAACAAGTGCACTTATAACTGGCTTATAGCAAGGTTTATTGACCTAATCTTTAGCAAACGCCCTTTTGGTTCTTTGCAAAGACCGTGCCGGCCTGATCTATATTAAACtgtgaaaataaatattgaGATCGCCTAGGAAATCTGAGCAGGATAGGAGACTTCACAAACAATGATTACAAGGATTACAATTTTCCACACCTGGCCAGACAAACAGAAGTAATGATAATAACCCCTCAACAAAAGCAGGTTCTTTTTAATTAGTCATTTCAACCATAGACACTGACTGTGCCACTAAcaattgcaacaaaaaaaaaagaacgctCAACAAGGGTGTCGGAGAGTAAGGCTCCTAATGAGATGTgtgtcccccctctcccccctcagtgaGCTACAGCCTGCCCGAGCcccagggggagggggtcctCCAGGAGCTGCTCTTCGTGGAGCTGCCCCAAGAGGAGGCGCGGGCGCTCCTCC
The window above is part of the Gadus macrocephalus chromosome 10, ASM3116895v1 genome. Proteins encoded here:
- the zgc:153018 gene encoding transmembrane protein 179-like, which encodes MELDRRLLLAHCTAHTLLVVAGLLVVVPLALNGSAFKGRCALFSTGYWRTENRSELTGQSGDVSHLVVQQWGPPAACQFATFVGIFTVLYGAAQGWRCLFYLHGRHDDTLMSSFLTVLLSLCVLFLSGGASFTLSLGLASWCDTVTDGNARPFSCAQSQSIPLYLDVDTSSFYTDLTLAQASLWFVTALWLAQSVLSFLRLYHSHSQHISGPCLPREKELLLARSPSDGCPTPPHLSSTIFV
- the si:ch211-107m4.1 gene encoding heterogeneous nuclear ribonucleoprotein U-like protein 2 translates to MKLSDIKKCKVPELRSKLKELGLDPKGLRAELIGRLWSALEAGLQISLPSIESDRDSRTNACKVEVGPHNDIPPSPLETDTHHIDVTSTSAPVATMTSSYISCSIREYADTATQTDTAHQTIDCSSMSTRPVDHHAMVGEGGLSAERPTPLLEEDPAQGQTSLHVHDSEFRLADSSQVPVSRDAEEEEESQSWHGEEGRTGIARDSTRWGEMGRAFYEFKEEIRYKRAKFTPPTYQTEREVVEEENESVRIDTSASDLHFETDPDGSSGRPLFPERFPLLWSGCRLTHGLRGGTRASFEVRLEGKAHAPAAALPGGQAGAEPRTDALRLRVGWAPDTKALPLGEDELSYAYDGRGRKVTGGREEEFGEPLSDGDIIGCYLLFSADGVAEMSFHRNGRPMGVAFCLGPSVLGGNTLFPHVLCRGCSVRFRLEPAGGPWYPGPPGDTPLVALPAADRVRAPPCPRSRADCEVIMMVGLPGSGKSHWARVLMDQHPEKRYQLLGTETLTASMIGEGQREGQLQQASQCLTELIKIAARKPGNYILDQLNVFVSARRHKLQLFAGFRRALVAVVVPPTEEWRRRLALRQARDGERIPDTALLKLKVSYSLPEPQGEGVLQELLFVELPQEEARALLHAYREEAQRLLPPVPPPQKKARLRKNRGFGPPPSHGHQWKRRYAGSENVFHRQAWGPQPIFWNSSHPGHGSYYNTAVGYSGYQGHW